In Candidatus Obscuribacterales bacterium, the genomic stretch GAAAGACAAGGACGCTGTAGGTACCCACGGATAACGTGCCTGCCGCTGCCGCCAAGCCACCGTAGAGCAAGGTGGCGGTAAACCCTACCAAAATGATCAGGCGGATCAACGGCACAAAGGCAGCACTAAAGGCGATCGCCCGCCGATTACTCTGTCGATAGGCCTCACTTTCTAGGGTAACTCGCTCAATTTCGTAGGCTTCGGTGGTAAAGCTCTTAATAGTCGTGATGCCACTCAGGTTGTTCGATAGCCGACTGTTGAGAACACTCACCTTTTCACGCACCTCGCTGTAGAGGGGCGCTAGACGTTTTTGGAAGACAATCGATCCCCACAAAATGAACGGCATGGGCAGCATCGCCATCCAAGCCACACCCGGTGCCAAGATGAAAAACGCCGCTCCAATAACTACGACTGTAGTGGCTACCTGCAGGAGATCATTGGCCCCCCGATCGAGAAATCGCTCAAGCTGGTTCACGTCATCATTCAAGATGGCCATGAGTTCTCCGGTGTTGCGGCTCTCAAAGTAGGCCAGCTCTAGATCCTGAAGGTGACGGTAGGCATCAATACGCAGATCATGCTGAATGGTTTGAGCTAAGTTGCGCCAGAGGCGATCGTAGGCATATTCAAAGGCCGACTCTAAGCCCCAAATCACCAGGGTTAATCCTGATAACACCAGCAATTGCCCAAGAATACTGCGCACCCCAAAGGAGGCGATGAGGGACTGCTCCTGCTCCACCACCACATCCACGGCGATCCCAATCAGCGCCGGGGGTGCAAGGTCAAACAGCTTGTTGAGTACCGAGCAGGTCACCGACCACCATACCTGCTGCCGATAGGCTTTACCGTAGGTGAGCAGTCGTTTTAGGGGATGGGCTGGTTGAGCAGCCAAGGTAGATGAGCGAGAGGGTAGACGATATTTTTGGGAAAGGGATGGCTGCTTCATGGTGAGTAGGCTAGGATGGGTGCGCGATCGCCTGGGTTTTAGCCACGCTTCGAGCCTTGCCATTGTATCGCGATCGCCCCAGACCATCGGCGGCATCTCTCCTGCCCA encodes the following:
- a CDS encoding ABC transporter ATP-binding protein; this encodes MIEGAQNLKYPTVAWAGEMPPMVWGDRDTMARLEAWLKPRRSRTHPSLLTMKQPSLSQKYRLPSRSSTLAAQPAHPLKRLLTYGKAYRQQVWWSVTCSVLNKLFDLAPPALIGIAVDVVVEQEQSLIASFGVRSILGQLLVLSGLTLVIWGLESAFEYAYDRLWRNLAQTIQHDLRIDAYRHLQDLELAYFESRNTGELMAILNDDVNQLERFLDRGANDLLQVATTVVVIGAAFFILAPGVAWMAMLPMPFILWGSIVFQKRLAPLYSEVREKVSVLNSRLSNNLSGITTIKSFTTEAYEIERVTLESEAYRQSNRRAIAFSAAFVPLIRLIILVGFTATLLYGGLAAAAGTLSVGTYSVLVFLTQRLLWPLTRLGETLDQYQRAMASTTRVMNLLDTPMAIPSGTLARPLATIQGEVVFDQVSFAYPDRPPILNQLSLHIPAGKTIAIVGSTGSGKSTLVKLLLRFYDIDSGSITLDGTELRDIQLQDLRRAIGLVSQDVFLFHGSVADNIRYGSPEATDADVIAAAAIAEAHEFIQQLPQGYATVVGERGQKLSGGQRQRLAIARAVLKNPPILILDEATSAVDNETEAAIQRSLDRITQNRTTIAIAHRLSTIRNADCIYVMEQGRLIEQGLHDDLLTKNQVYAGLWRIQMGQR